CCGTAGCCGCCCCTTGGTACTACAGAATGCCTGAATTCGCTGTGGGTGGCAGGAGTGTAACTCTAAAAGAGGCCTTGAAGATCCTCAGGGAGGCAGGTATATACTCAACTGCGACGCATATGTCTCCAGATGGTTTCAAAACCGACTCTAGCTACGGCGAGGTGGCGAGGGTACTGAAAACATATAACTACGCCACTTAGAAACTTCGTGGCTGACGTAGTAGCTGTAGCTGGACTCCCCGGGGCTGGGAAGACTACACTGGCTAGGTTAATTGAGAAGATGGGGTACAGCTACTACAGCCTAGGCGACGTGGTTAGGCTAGACGCTCAGAGGCGTGGGTACACGCCTGACAAGGCGGCGGTGAACCTACGCCTAGAAATGGGGAGGAGGGCCGTGGTAAACATACTTCTAAAAAACGTCGAGCCTGGCGGAAAGATTGTAATCGACGGAGTGAGGAGCCTAGAGGAGGTTGAGGCCATCGAGGAGCACCTAGGCCCCACCTTTCTCATATACGTAGTCGCCTCTAGAAGAACGAGGTATCAGAGACTCGCGGCGAGGGGTAGGAGTGATGATCCGGCTGTTTATTCCCAGTTCCTCCTAAGAGATCTCAGAGAGTTGAGGTTCGGCCTCGCGGATCTCCTCGCCAGGGCCGACTACATCGTTGTCAACGAGAAGCCTATTGAG
The sequence above is drawn from the Pyrobaculum ferrireducens genome and encodes:
- a CDS encoding AAA family ATPase, which gives rise to MADVVAVAGLPGAGKTTLARLIEKMGYSYYSLGDVVRLDAQRRGYTPDKAAVNLRLEMGRRAVVNILLKNVEPGGKIVIDGVRSLEEVEAIEEHLGPTFLIYVVASRRTRYQRLAARGRSDDPAVYSQFLLRDLRELRFGLADLLARADYIVVNEKPIEELERELRGLL